The genomic window GACGAACTACCACCACCTCATCCACCACTGGAATGATCTAGCCGTCAAGTAGCCGTCAAGGCAGACCCTAAAATTACGCATAACTTCAGTTCTCCATGAGCCGTTACGTCTTCACCTCTGAGTCCGTCACAGAAGGGCATCCCGACAAGATCTGTGATCAAGTGAGTGATGCCGTTCTAGACGCCCTACTCGCTCAAGACCCCAGCAGCCGAGTTGCCTGTGAAACAGTTGTCAACACAGGGCTCTGCCTCATTACAGGCGAAGTGACCTCAAACGCCCAGGTTGATTTCATCCATCTTGTTAGGAACGTAATCCGCGAGATTGGTTATAGCGGTGCTCGTGCAGGTGGGTTTGATGCCACGAGTTGCGCCGTGCTCGTTGCCCTGGATCAACAATCACCAGACATCGCCCAAGGGGTTAATGAAGCCGACGACCATTCAGGTGATCCTCTTGACAAGGTGGGAGCAGGAGACCAAGGGATCATGTTTGGCTACGCCTGCGACGAGACCCCTGAGCTGATGCCCCTACCCATCAGCCTCGCCCATCGCCTTGCCCGTCAACTCGCTGCAGTCCGTCATGACGGGTCTCTGAGCTACTTGCTACCTGATGGGAAAACCCAAGTCAGTGTGGTCTACGAAAACGACCGTCCTGTCGCGATCGACACGATTTTGATCTCCACTCAACACACCTCGGAGGTAGAGGGCATCTCAGATGAGAATGGAATCCGTGAGCGGATCACTCAAGACCTCTGGACCCATGTCGTAGAACCAGCGACTGCTGACCTCCCCCTCAAACCCAATCGTGAGGCGACCCGCTTTTTAGTCAATCCAACCGGTAAGTTTGTGGTGGGAGGCCCCCAGGGGGATGCTGGCCTTACTGGCCGGAAGATCATCGTAGATACCTACGGCGGCTATGCCCGCCATGGTGGTGGAGCCTTTTCCGGCAAAGACCCAACCAAAGTGGACCGCTCTGCTGCCTACGCCGCACGATTTGTGGCCAAGTGTCTTGTAGCAGCAGGCCTCGCTCAACGTGCAGAGGTGCAACTCAGCTATGCCATTGGCGTGGCTAAACCCGTATCGATCCTAGTGGAATCTTTTGGCACCGGAAAAGTCACGAATGACGAACTCACAGCCTTGGTGCAAGACCATTTTGACCTGCGACCTGGTGCCATCATCGAACAATTCAAGCTGCGTCAGCTGCCTCAGCAACGCGGAGGACGGTTCTACCAAGACACTGCTGCCTATGGCCACTTCGGCCGCCCTGATCTAAAGCTTCCCTGGGAAGACGTTACTGACAAGGCCTCCACTCTGCTTCAAGCAGAGGCCCAACAACAAAAACAGGGAAGCAGCCTCTAGAAACCCCATGCCTAACTCGTCCCTGGCGCTCGGCATCGACCTTGGCACCAGCGGCGTACGGCTTGCCGTGCTCAACGAGCACGGCAAGCTGATCCACACAAGCAAAACGGACTATCCAAAAGGGCTTGAGAGTCCTGAAGACTGGAAAACCTGCTGCACAGAGCTGATTCGTGCTTTACCTAGCAGCCTGCGACAAAACCTGGGTGCAGTCGCTATCGATGGCACATCAGGAACACTGCTGGCCTGCGACCGCTCTGGCAAACCACTCGACACAGCGCTGCCATATCACCTGAGCTGCCCGGAACAAAGGCCATCACTCATCTCCCTTGTATCCCATGAAGAACCAGCCTCAAGTGTGAGCAGCAGCCTGGCAAGAGCTCTACGACTCATCAGCACACATGGCCCCTCTGTTCTGCTTCGCCATCAAGCGGACTGGATCAGCGGCTGGTTGCTAGACAATTGGTGCTGGGGAGAAGAAGGCAACAACCTGCGCTTGGGCTGGAATTTGATTGATCAGGCCTGGCCTACCAGCTTTGCCGAGACAGCCTGGCGGGCAGCACTTCCTGAGATCGTAAGCAGCGGCAAAGTTCTGGGTACGGTGGCACCTGAGCAGTCCCAAAGCCTTGGCCTACCGAAACAACTCCTCGTAGTAGCAGGTACCACCGACGCCAATGCTGCTGTTTTAACTGCCAATGCAGGTCCCGACGACGGCATTACCGTGCTGGGCAGCACTCTTGTGCTGAAACGTTTTACGGAAGGTCCAATCCGTGGTGCTGGCATCACCAACCATCGCGTTGGCGGACGATGGCTCTGCGGCGGAGCCTCCAATGCCGGGGGCAGCGTCCTTCGACAACTGTTCAGTGATACTCAGCTCAAAGAGTTAAGCCGCCAGATCAATCCAGAGTTCAACAGTGGTCTAATGCTGCGCCCTCTTCCCGGCCCCGGCGAACGCTTCCCAATTGACGACCCCACACTCGAACCACAGCTAACTCCACGACCTGTGAGCGATTCCCTGTACCTCCATGGCCTGCTAGAAGGCCTCGCACACATCGAATTGCAAGGCTGGCAACGTCTCAAAGAACTTGGCGCACCCCCTCCCAAGCAAGTGATCAGCCTGGGAGGGGGTGCCCGCAATCCCCAATGGCGTCGATTAAGAGAACGGATCCTTGGCATACCCGTCAAGACTTGCACCAATCCACCAGCTGCCGGAGTCGCCCGTCTGGCCTTGCAAGCGATCTCTCCTCAACACAACTTGGTTAGTACCAAGCAAGAAGCGGATCACCAGCTCTGAATGGTGCTAACCAAATGGCATAACCACATTTTGACTGGACTGGTTGTCATGAAGATAAGTTCAATGAGCTTCAATGTGATGGAACTAGAGAGACTTCCTTCTTGATCAGCGCTTTGACTAACTCCTAGTGGGAAGAGCTCACTTCAGGCTCTCCAATCTCTAGTCTCAAAATTTCCAACATCACTGCTGATGAGCTCCGATCCCCTCACCCCTGATGTCAGTGCACGCATCTGTCGCCACATGAATGGCGACCATGCAGAAGCTGTTATGAATTATGCGCGTTACTACGGAGGAATTAAAGACCCCCAAACAGCCAAGATGATTTTAATTACCTCAGAAAAGATGGAACTTGAAGTGGATGGGGATGCCTTAGAGATCAAGTTCGACCACACTCTCAACGATAGTGAAGATGCCCATCACACTCTGGTGGCCATGCTGAAAGCCATGCCGAAATCATCTGGCTGATATTGCCTCATAAGGGAACCCTGCCAAAAGAACGAGAGGAATCCTTGCTTCAGAAGCTGAACTGCATTGCTTTCATCCCTGATGCGAGCAGGTCATGCCCTGCTCATGCAACCCCAGTGCCCCATCTGCCGGGCAGCGATTACCTCAGATGCCGAGTGTTCCAAGCCTTGCCTGAACTGTTGCATGAAACTCGATCTACCAGCCGATGGCTTAAGAGGCTTCAGTCCCCTGAACTGGCGTGCGCTGGGTTGGTACGAAGGTCATCTCCGCCGGCTGTTGTTGAATCTGCGTCGCAATCGGAAGCTCTCAGCCATCCACGCCTTAGCAAAACTGCTGACCCCGCTCGTCCCCATCAACGCTGTGCTGGTCCCGATTCCGAGCTGGAAAAGCCTAAGCCGAGCAAATCCTGTACCCCAACTTCTGGCCAGTGGCTTATGCCGTCC from Prochlorococcus marinus str. MIT 9313 includes these protein-coding regions:
- the metK gene encoding methionine adenosyltransferase, whose protein sequence is MSRYVFTSESVTEGHPDKICDQVSDAVLDALLAQDPSSRVACETVVNTGLCLITGEVTSNAQVDFIHLVRNVIREIGYSGARAGGFDATSCAVLVALDQQSPDIAQGVNEADDHSGDPLDKVGAGDQGIMFGYACDETPELMPLPISLAHRLARQLAAVRHDGSLSYLLPDGKTQVSVVYENDRPVAIDTILISTQHTSEVEGISDENGIRERITQDLWTHVVEPATADLPLKPNREATRFLVNPTGKFVVGGPQGDAGLTGRKIIVDTYGGYARHGGGAFSGKDPTKVDRSAAYAARFVAKCLVAAGLAQRAEVQLSYAIGVAKPVSILVESFGTGKVTNDELTALVQDHFDLRPGAIIEQFKLRQLPQQRGGRFYQDTAAYGHFGRPDLKLPWEDVTDKASTLLQAEAQQQKQGSSL
- a CDS encoding FGGY-family carbohydrate kinase, which encodes MPNSSLALGIDLGTSGVRLAVLNEHGKLIHTSKTDYPKGLESPEDWKTCCTELIRALPSSLRQNLGAVAIDGTSGTLLACDRSGKPLDTALPYHLSCPEQRPSLISLVSHEEPASSVSSSLARALRLISTHGPSVLLRHQADWISGWLLDNWCWGEEGNNLRLGWNLIDQAWPTSFAETAWRAALPEIVSSGKVLGTVAPEQSQSLGLPKQLLVVAGTTDANAAVLTANAGPDDGITVLGSTLVLKRFTEGPIRGAGITNHRVGGRWLCGGASNAGGSVLRQLFSDTQLKELSRQINPEFNSGLMLRPLPGPGERFPIDDPTLEPQLTPRPVSDSLYLHGLLEGLAHIELQGWQRLKELGAPPPKQVISLGGGARNPQWRRLRERILGIPVKTCTNPPAAGVARLALQAISPQHNLVSTKQEADHQL
- a CDS encoding DUF2470 domain-containing protein; protein product: MSSDPLTPDVSARICRHMNGDHAEAVMNYARYYGGIKDPQTAKMILITSEKMELEVDGDALEIKFDHTLNDSEDAHHTLVAMLKAMPKSSG
- a CDS encoding ComF family protein translates to MRAGHALLMQPQCPICRAAITSDAECSKPCLNCCMKLDLPADGLRGFSPLNWRALGWYEGHLRRLLLNLRRNRKLSAIHALAKLLTPLVPINAVLVPIPSWKSLSRANPVPQLLASGLCRPCHGLLRRRHATVGQHHLDRELRQRNQIHSFEAVPGLSNNATDWSFHRVWIVDDILTTGATALAARNCLQNLGITVGGAICLAKTPKQKSKYNPKTIRNG